A genomic window from Phoenix dactylifera cultivar Barhee BC4 unplaced genomic scaffold, palm_55x_up_171113_PBpolish2nd_filt_p 000007F, whole genome shotgun sequence includes:
- the LOC103704520 gene encoding guanylate-binding protein 4-like, giving the protein MGVSRWVLSIWVIFCCFLACGSSEPEDFRLAFPILEPDPDHTKLRLAREGLEAIERITTPIAAVAVIGPYRSGKSFLLNQLLSLQCDEGFGVGHMRDTKTKGIWVWGTPVELVIDGTKVSVLYLDTEGFESVGKSNVYDDRIFALATVMSSVLIYNLAETIREADISRLSFAVEIAEEFYGRVKGQDVAFEPAKLLWLIQRDFLQGKSVQEMVNEALQRVPNSNGDKNIDQVNQIRESLAIMGNNNTAFSLPQPHLQRTKLCELKDGELDPIYVKKREQLKQLVTSIIRPKIVQGKPLSGKEFVSFLEQILEALNKGEIPSTGSLVEVFNKAILERCLKLYGQRMERFGLPVPEGKLQQAHDESEKEARKLFDQQHFGRHYAKQSVLKLEDEIEKVYRNFLMANEYQSSKLCEALYTKCEDLMDELQVLRLPSMAKFNAGFLQCNRSFEKNCVGPSKETYEKRIVKMLGRSRSLFIKDYNNRLFNWLVAFSLVLVVVGRFVIKFILLEIGAWMMFIFLETYTRIFWSPESLYYNPVWHFIVATWEAIVYSPLLDLDRWAIPIGILLIILLLYWRCCERRHGARSILPLYNNPRKGGRNRPRSD; this is encoded by the exons ATGGGAGTCTCGCGCTGGGTTCTGTCGATCTGGGTGATCTTTTGTTGCTTCTTGGCATGTGGGTCTTCTGAACCGGAGGATTTCCGGCTGGC ATTTCCAATTTTGGAGCCAGATCCTGATCATACTAAACTCCGTCTTGCAAGAGAGGGATTGGAGGCAATTGAAAGAATTACGACCCCTATAGCCGCCGTTGCT GTTATTGGTCCGTACCGATCAGGAAAATCCTTTCTTCTCAATCAACTTCTCTCGCTGCAATGTGATGAAG GTTTTGGTGTTGGACATATGCGTGATACAAAGACAAAAG GAATCTGGGTTTGGGGTACCCCGGTTGAATTGGTTATCGATGGAACAAAGGTGTCAGTGCTGTACCTTGATACTGAAGGATTTGAAAGTGTCGGGAAATCGAATGTATATGATGATAG GATCTTTGCTCTGGCAACAGTTATGAGTTCTGTGCTTATCTACAATCTGGCTGAGACG ATTCGTGAGGCTGATATATCTCGTCTGTCATTTGCTGTCGAAATTGCAGAAGAATTCTATGGAAG GGTTAAG GGACAggatgttgcatttgagcctgCTAAGCTCTTATGGCTTATCCAGCGAGATTTCCTCC aAGGGAAATCTGTTCAAGAAATGGTGAATGAAGCTCTTCAACGCGTCCCTAATAGtaatg GAGACAAAAACATTGATCAG GTAAATCAAATTCGAGAGTCCCTGGCGATTATGGGTAATAATAATACAGCCTTTAGCTTACCACAG CCTCATCTTCAAAGAACGAAGCTTTGTGAATTGAAGGACGGTGAACTTGACCCAATATATGTAAAGAAGAGGGAGCAGTTGAAACAACTTGTCACATCCATTATACGTCCAAAAATTGTGCAGGGTAAACCTCTGAGTGGAAAAGAGTTCGTGTCTTTTCTAGAACAG ATTCTTGAAGCCTTGAACAAGGGAGAAATTCCATCAACAGGTTCTCTTGTTGAGGTTTTTAATAAGGCGATTCTTGAACGGTGCTTGAAGCTGTACGGTCAACGGATGGAGAGGTTTGGTTTACCAGTGCCAGAGGGTAAATTACAGCAGGCTCATGATGAGTCAGAAAAGGAAGCAAGAAAACTCTTCGACCAACAGCATTTTGGTCGCCATTATGCTAAACAATCTGTCCTAAAACTTGAAGATGAGATAGAGAAG GTTTATCGAAATTTCCTTATGGCAAATGAATATCAGTCATCAAAATTGTGTGAGGCCTTGTACACAAAGTGCGAGGATCTGATGGATGAGCTTCAGGTCTTGAGACTTCCTTCTATGGCAAAATTTAATGCTGGTTTTCTTCAGTGCAATCGAAGTTTTGAAAAAAACTGTGTTGGGCCTTCAAAGGAAACTTATGAGAAGAGGATTGTGAAG ATGCTTGGGAGGTCCCGCTCTCTTTTCATCAAGGATTATAATAACAGACTTTTCAATTGGTTGgtggctttctccctcgttctgGTTGTAGTGGGTCGGTTTGTCATCAAGTTCATTTTGCTAGAGATTGGTGCATGGATGATGTTTATTTTCTTGGAGACATATACGAGGATATTCTGGTCGCCAGAATCGTTGTACTATAATCCTGTTTGGCATTTTATTGTGGCTACTTGGGAAGCTATAGTTTATAGCCCTCTTCTTGATCTGGATAG ATGGGCAATTCCCATTGGAATTCTGCTAATTATTCTGCTTCTATACTGGCGGTGTTGCGAGAGGAGACATGGTGCTCGTTCCATATTACCGCTGTATAATAACCCTCGTAAAGGTGGCCGCAATCGCCCGAGATCAGACTGA
- the LOC103704524 gene encoding bZIP transcription factor RISBZ2-like isoform X1: MERVFSADEISDSFWAASPAAAGLPSPAAGGGPRGPMNRSPSEWYFEKFLEVAEEAAIHSTTPPPPPNPNLNPNYNPNTAPASVVASNCSDGGRKDGGTGGDDELGEIKVPAVVAAAAPQRPPSDPPADVDPQEYAALLKQKLAMYCAAVAQCRGSGVNSPDPSSVVDSKLQSLDASQLGSQGPALGNGSKVQQKAGSGPSGGPAPPVMQNLGVQGRPATSGSSRELSDDEELEGEAETTENMEPADAKRARRMLSNRESARRSRRRKQAHLSELETQVSQLKVENSSLLKRLTDINQKYNDAAVDNRVLKADVETLRAKVKMAEETVKRVTGVSTIYPNIPDISTNGMPFSGSPPDATADAAVPIQDNPNHFFQPPSHDQRINTCIPEIAPSPVEDVVHGAVAGGKMDRTTSMQRVASLEHLQKRICGGPSSCEPVQWDAAAWDPETSVDKQQNQV, from the exons ATGGAGAGGGTTTTCTCAGCGGACGAGATATCCGATTCCTTCTGGGCCGCCTCCCCCGCCGCTGCGGGGCTTCCTTCGCCGGCCGCCGGCGGGGGTCCACGCGGTCCGATGAATCGGAGCCCCTCCGAGTGGTACTTCGAGAAGTTCCtggaggtggcggaggaggcCGCCATCCACAGCACCACTCCCCCGCCCCCTCCCAACCCTAACCTTAACCCTAATTACAACCCTAATACTGCTCCTGCCTCTGTTGTTGCTTCGAATTGTTCTGATGGTGGGAGGAAGGATGGGGGGACGGGAGGAGATGACGAGCTGGGCGAGATCAAGGTGCCCGCCGTCGTTGCCGCCGCCGCGCCCCAGCGTCCGCCCTCCGATCCGCCCGCGGATGTTGATCCCCAGGAGTATGCAGCGCTTCTGAAGCAGAAGCTTGCCATGTACTGCGCCGCGGTCGCCCAGTGTCGG GGTTCTGGGGTAAATTCACCAGATCCTTCTTCAGTGGTGGACTCCAAATTGCAGTCTTTGGATGCTTCACAGCTGGGATCTCAAGGTCCCGCCCTAG GAAATGGTTCTAAGGTGCAACAAAAAGCAGGTAGTGGACCAAGTGGAGGTCCAGCCCCTCCTGTCATGCAGAACTTAGGTGTCCAAGGGAGGCCAGCTACCAGTGGATCATCAAGAGAGCTGTCAGATGATGAGGAACTTGAAGGAGAAGCAGAAACAACAGAAAATATGGAGCCTGCTGATGCAAAACGTGCAAGGAG GATGCTTTCAAACCgagagtcagcaagacgctcgAGGAGAAGGAAGCAAGCACATTTGAGTGAGCTTGAGACACAG GTTTCACAATTAAAAGTTGAAAACTCGTCATTATTAAAACGTCTCACTGATATCAACCAAAAGTACAATGACGCTGCTGTGGATAATCGGGTACTAAAAGCAGATGTGGAGACTCTGAGAGCTAAG gTGAAGATGGCGGAGGAAACTGTAAAGAGAGTAACTGGTGTTAGTACTATATACCCGAACATCCCTGACATATCAACAAACGGCATGCCTTTTAGTGGGAGTCCGCCTGATGCAACTGCTGATGCTGCTGTCCCTATCCAAGATAACCCAAACCATTTTTTCCAGCCCCCATCACATGACCAAAGAATCAATACCTGCATCCCTGAGATTGCCCCTTCTCCAGTTGAGGATGTTGTGCATGGTGCTGTGGCTGGTGGGAAGATGGATAGGACTACTTCCATGCAACGGGTGGCTAGTCTTGAGCATCTTCAGAAAAGGATTTGTGGGGGACCAAGCTCATGTGAACCTGTGCAATGGGATGCTGCTGCTTGGGATCCTGAGACCTCTGTCGACAAGCAGCAAAATCAGGTATGA
- the LOC103704524 gene encoding bZIP transcription factor RISBZ2-like isoform X2 has product MERVFSADEISDSFWAASPAAAGLPSPAAGGGPRGPMNRSPSEWYFEKFLEVAEEAAIHSTTPPPPPNPNLNPNYNPNTAPASVVASNCSDGGRKDGGTGGDDELGEIKVPAVVAAAAPQRPPSDPPADVDPQEYAALLKQKLAMYCAAVAQCRGSGVNSPDPSSVVDSKLQSLDASQLGSQGPALGNGSKVQQKAGSGPSGGPAPPVMQNLGVQGRPATSGSSRELSDDEELEGEAETTENMEPADAKRARRMLSNRESARRSRRRKQAHLSELETQVKMAEETVKRVTGVSTIYPNIPDISTNGMPFSGSPPDATADAAVPIQDNPNHFFQPPSHDQRINTCIPEIAPSPVEDVVHGAVAGGKMDRTTSMQRVASLEHLQKRICGGPSSCEPVQWDAAAWDPETSVDKQQNQV; this is encoded by the exons ATGGAGAGGGTTTTCTCAGCGGACGAGATATCCGATTCCTTCTGGGCCGCCTCCCCCGCCGCTGCGGGGCTTCCTTCGCCGGCCGCCGGCGGGGGTCCACGCGGTCCGATGAATCGGAGCCCCTCCGAGTGGTACTTCGAGAAGTTCCtggaggtggcggaggaggcCGCCATCCACAGCACCACTCCCCCGCCCCCTCCCAACCCTAACCTTAACCCTAATTACAACCCTAATACTGCTCCTGCCTCTGTTGTTGCTTCGAATTGTTCTGATGGTGGGAGGAAGGATGGGGGGACGGGAGGAGATGACGAGCTGGGCGAGATCAAGGTGCCCGCCGTCGTTGCCGCCGCCGCGCCCCAGCGTCCGCCCTCCGATCCGCCCGCGGATGTTGATCCCCAGGAGTATGCAGCGCTTCTGAAGCAGAAGCTTGCCATGTACTGCGCCGCGGTCGCCCAGTGTCGG GGTTCTGGGGTAAATTCACCAGATCCTTCTTCAGTGGTGGACTCCAAATTGCAGTCTTTGGATGCTTCACAGCTGGGATCTCAAGGTCCCGCCCTAG GAAATGGTTCTAAGGTGCAACAAAAAGCAGGTAGTGGACCAAGTGGAGGTCCAGCCCCTCCTGTCATGCAGAACTTAGGTGTCCAAGGGAGGCCAGCTACCAGTGGATCATCAAGAGAGCTGTCAGATGATGAGGAACTTGAAGGAGAAGCAGAAACAACAGAAAATATGGAGCCTGCTGATGCAAAACGTGCAAGGAG GATGCTTTCAAACCgagagtcagcaagacgctcgAGGAGAAGGAAGCAAGCACATTTGAGTGAGCTTGAGACACAG gTGAAGATGGCGGAGGAAACTGTAAAGAGAGTAACTGGTGTTAGTACTATATACCCGAACATCCCTGACATATCAACAAACGGCATGCCTTTTAGTGGGAGTCCGCCTGATGCAACTGCTGATGCTGCTGTCCCTATCCAAGATAACCCAAACCATTTTTTCCAGCCCCCATCACATGACCAAAGAATCAATACCTGCATCCCTGAGATTGCCCCTTCTCCAGTTGAGGATGTTGTGCATGGTGCTGTGGCTGGTGGGAAGATGGATAGGACTACTTCCATGCAACGGGTGGCTAGTCTTGAGCATCTTCAGAAAAGGATTTGTGGGGGACCAAGCTCATGTGAACCTGTGCAATGGGATGCTGCTGCTTGGGATCCTGAGACCTCTGTCGACAAGCAGCAAAATCAGGTATGA
- the LOC103704522 gene encoding uncharacterized protein LOC103704522: protein MSSFGMSKGLLEIGKFAVYVIVPIALTYAVTANSKNLQKIMGFHQYVVYPFEGPRPPSPEELREMARNDNNR from the exons ATGTCGTCGTTCGGGATGTCGAAAGGGTTGCTGGAGATCGGCAAGTTCGCGGTGTACGTGATCGTCCCGATCGCTCTTACTTACGCCGTCACCGCCAACTCCAAGAACCTCCAAAAGATCATGGGCTTC CATCAATATGTGGTATATCCTTTTGAGGGTCCTCGCCCCCCATCACCAGAGGAACTCCGAGAGATGGCTCGAAATGACAACAACCGTTGA
- the LOC103704521 gene encoding chitinase 2-like, with the protein MASSNLLLLLLLQALLILLSPASAAGSNVFAEYIGAEFKGVRFSDVPINPGVNFHFILSFAIDYTTSSNPPTPTNGRFNVFWDSANLSPSQVAAIKREHGNVKVAVSLGGDSVSGQPAYFKPSSIDSWVANAVDSLTTIIKKYHLDGIDIDYEHFQADPNTFAECIGQLLTRLKSNGVISFASIAPFDSAQVQSHYLALWRKYGHLIDYVNFQFYAYDASTTVSQFLGYFAKQSSNYNGGKVLVSFTTGGSGGLSPQNGFFRACRTLKSQGKLHGIFIWSADDSKSNGFRYEKQAQTLLAS; encoded by the coding sequence ATGGCTTCCTCaaaccttctccttcttctcctcctccaagccCTCCTCATCCTTCTCTCACCAGCATCAGCTGCTGGCTCCAATGTTTTCGCCGAATACATCGGGGCCGAGTTCAAAGGCGTCCGGTTCTCTGACGTCCCCATCAACCCCGGCGTCAACTTCCACTTCATCCTCTCCTTCGCCATAGATTACACCACCTCCTCCAACCCCCCAACTCCTACCAACGGTCGGTTCAACGTCTTCTGGGACTCTGCCAACCTCTCCCCCTCGCAGGTGGCTGCCATCAAGCGGGAGCATGGCAATGTTAAGGTTGCAGTCAGCCTTGGTGGAGATAGCGTCAGTGGTCAACCTGCATACTTCAAGCCTTCTTCTATAGATTCTTGGGTCGCTAATGCCGTCGATTCGCTCACCACAATCATCAAGAAATACCATCTGGATGGTATCGATATCGACTACGAGCACTTCCAGGCTGATCCCAACACCTTCGCGGAGTGCATCGGGCAGCTGCTGACGAGGCTAAAGAGCAATGGAGTCATCTCCTTCGCTTCGATAGCTCCTTTTGATAGCGCGCAAGTCCAGAGCCATTACCTGGCTCTGTGGAGGAAATATGGGCATCTCATCGACTATGTCAACTTCCAATTCTATGCCTACGATGCAAGCACGACGGTATCTCAGTTCCTGGGCTACTTCGCGAAACAGAGCTCCAACTATAATGGAGGGAAAGTATTGGTGAGTTTTACCACGGGTGGAAGTGGAGGGTTGTCGCCACAAAACGGGTTCTTCCGTGCATGCAGAACTCTCAAGAGCCAGGGGAAGCTTCATGGCATCTTTATTTGGTCTGCTGATGACTCCAAGAGCAATGGTTTCCGCTATGAGAAGCAAGCGCAGACTTTGTTGGCATCTTAG